In Falco naumanni isolate bFalNau1 chromosome 5, bFalNau1.pat, whole genome shotgun sequence, the following are encoded in one genomic region:
- the DHTKD1 gene encoding probable 2-oxoglutarate dehydrogenase E1 component DHKTD1, mitochondrial isoform X2 has translation MAAASLRCAPWRGGLRRWYRTERGVYGYKPRQAVSGRLAERRGAGASGKAVDHALARLITAYAEHGHKAAKINPLFAGQAVMNIVPEIQELAEVLQGPLITTGLLNMGKEEASLEDVLAYLNHIYCGHISIETSQLSTLEEREWFAKRFEELKQEAFTPEEKKHLCKLMLESQEFDHFLATKFATVKRYGGEGAESMMGFFHELFKMCAYSGVTDIILGMPHRGRLNLLTGLLQLPPELMFRKMRGLSEFPENSAAIGDVLSHLTSSVDLDFGSHRPVHVTLLPNPSHLEAINPVAVGKTRGRQQTLLDGDYSPESSAQPGDKVICLQVHGDAAFSGQGIVPETLTLSNLPHFRVGGSIHLIVNNQLGYTTPPERGRSSLYCSDIGKIVGCAVIHVNGDDPEEVVRATRLAVEYQRQFRRDVIVDLLCYRQWGHNELDEPFFTNPSMYKIIRSRKSIPDTYAEHLIAAGLMTEVEVSEIKTTYYSKLNDHLANMTLYSPPPTNLQAHWKGFVEPSAKITTWDTGMPIPLLQFIGIKSVEVPEELQMHSHLLKTYAQSRVQKMEEGKKLDWATAETLAFGSLLSQGFNIRLSGQDVGRGTFSQRHAMLVCQETDDTYIPLNHMSPDQKGFLEVSNSPLSEEAVLGFEYGMSIESPKLLPIWEAQFGDFFNGAQIIFDTFISGGEAKWLLQSGIVILLPHGYDGAGPEHSSCRMERFLQMCDSSEEGVDGDQVNMSVVHPTTPAQYFHLLRRQMVRNFRKPLIVASPKVLLRLPAAVSSFEEMGPRTTFKPVIGDNSVDPKSVTQVVLCSGKHYYALVKQRETLGEKQHNTAILRLEELCPFPLEALQQELSKYSHAKGQPDFYLCVSRLFEVLN, from the exons atggcGGCGGCGAGCTTACGCTGTGCTCCGTGGCGGGGCGGCCTGCGGCGCTGGTACCGCACCGAGCGGGGCGTCTACGGCTACAAGCCGCGGCAGGCGGTGAGCGGGCGACtggcggagcggcgcggcgccGGGGCGAGCGGCAAAGCAG ttgACCATGCTCTTGCTCGTTTAATAACTGCATATGCTGAACATGGCCACAAAGCAGCCAAAATAAACCCATTGTTTGCTGGCCAAGCTGTTATGAACATTGTACCTGAAATCCAAGAGTTGGCGGAAGTTCTTCAAGGGCCTCTCATTACTACAG GGCTTCTGAACATGGGAAAAGAAGAGGCTTCCTTAGAGGATGTGTTGGCTTACCTTAACCATATATACTGCGGGCATATTTCCATAGAAACAAGCCAGCTTTCAACTTTGGAGGAGAGAGAATGGTTTGCTAAAAGGTTTGAAGAGCTAAAACAAGAAGCATTCACacctgaagagaaaaagcactTGTGCAAACTGATGTTGGAGTCTCAG GAGTTTGACCACTTCTTAGCCACAAAGTTTGCCACAGTGAAGCGGTATGGTGGTGAAGGAGCAGAGAGTATGATGGGTTTCTTCCATGAGTTGTTCAAGATGTGCGCGTACAGCGGTGTGACAGATATCATTCTTGGAATGCCTCATCGTGGAAGACTTAATCTTCTCACAGGTTTACTTCAGCTTCCACCTGAG CTCATGTTCCGTAAGATGCGTGGTTTGAGTGAGTTTCCAGAGAATTCAGCAGCCATTGGGGATGTTCTCTCCCACCTGACATCTTCTGTAGATCTCGACTTCGGTTCCCACAGGCCTGTACATGTCACCTTGCTACCTAACCCCTCACACTTGGAAGCAATCAATCCAGTGGCCGTGGGCAAGACACGAGGAAGGCAACAGACTCTGCTCGATGGAGATTATTCCCCAGAGAGCTCGGCACAGCCTGGAGACAAAGTTATTTGCCTGCAG GTTCACGGAGATGCTGCTTTCTCTGGGCAGGGGATTGTTCCTGAAACACTGACCCTCTCTAATCTACCACATTTCAGAGTTGGTGGAAGCATCCATTTGATTGTTAATAACCAGCTGGGCTACACCACTCCTCCAGAGCGAGGAAGATCATCTCTGTATTGTAGTGATATTG GTAAAATCGTTGGATGTGCAGTTATCCATGTGAATGGGGATGATCCTGAAGAAGTTGTGCGTGCCACACGACTGGCTGTCGAGTACCAACGCCAGTTTCGCAGGGACGTGATAGTAGACTTGCTGTGCTACAGGCAGTGGGGCCACAATGAACTTGATGAGCCATTCTTCACCAACCCCAGCATGTACAAAATCATCAG ATCCCGTAAGAGTATCCCAGATACGTATGCAGAGCACCTAATAGCTGCTGGACTCATGACTGAGGTTGAAGTATCTGAGATAAAGACAACATACTATTCTAAACTGAATGATCATCTTGCCAACATGACTTTGTATAGTCCACCTCCTACCAACCTGCAGGCTCACTGGAAAGGCTTTGTCGAGCCTTCAGCTAAAATCACCACTTGGGACACGGGTATGCCTATACCACTTCTGCAGTTTATTGGAATCAAGTCTGTAGAGGTGCCTGAAGAACTCCAGATGCACAGCCATCTTCTGAAGACCTATGCACAG tCAAGAGTTCAAAaaatggaggaaggaaaaaagctggaCTGGGCAACAGCTGAAACTTTAGCATTTGGTTCTCTGCTGAGCCAAG GGTTTAATATCCGACTAAGTGGACAAGATGTTGGCAGAGGAACCTTTAGCCAACGACATGCAATGTTGGTTTGCCAAGAGACAGATGATACCTACATTCCTCTGAATCATATGTCCCCAGACCAGAAAGGTTTCTTAGAG GTGAGTAACAGTCCCTTGTCTGAAGAAGCTGTGCTTGGTTTTGAATATGGAATGAGTATTGAGAGCCCTAAGTTACTGCCAATATGGGAAGCTCAATTTGGAGACTTCTTTAATGGAGCCCAGATAATATTTGACACTTTCATCTCTGGAG GTGAGGCTAAATGGCTTCTGCAGAGTGGGATAGTAATTCTTCTTCCCCACGGCTATGATGGTGCAGGCCCTGAGCACTCGTCCTGCCGGATGGAACGGTTCTTACAG ATGTGTGACAGCTCAGAAGAGGGAGTTGATGGGGACCAGGTCAACATGTCAGTTGTGCATCCCACTACCCCAGCACAGTATTTCCATTTACTCCGGAGGCAAATGGTCCGAAACTTCAGGAAACCTCTCATTGTTGCTTCTCCCAAAGTGTTACTCAGGCTCCCT GCTGCTGTATCAAGTTTTGAAGAAATGGGCCCAAGGACAACATTCAAGCCTGTCATTGGTGACAACTCAGTAGATCCTAAAAG tgttaCCCAGGTGGTGCTCTGTTCTGGTAAGCATTACTATGCTTTGGTGAAGCAAAGAGAGACACTAGGAGAGAAACAGCACAACACAGCTATTCTGAGACTTGAAGAACTGTGTCCTTTCCCCCTGGAAGCTCTACAGCAAGAGCTGAGCAAATACAGCCATGCAAAAGGtcagccagattttt acctttgtgTTTCTAGACTTTTTGAAGTACTGAACTAA
- the DHTKD1 gene encoding probable 2-oxoglutarate dehydrogenase E1 component DHKTD1, mitochondrial isoform X1, protein MAAASLRCAPWRGGLRRWYRTERGVYGYKPRQAVSGRLAERRGAGASGKAVDHALARLITAYAEHGHKAAKINPLFAGQAVMNIVPEIQELAEVLQGPLITTGLLNMGKEEASLEDVLAYLNHIYCGHISIETSQLSTLEEREWFAKRFEELKQEAFTPEEKKHLCKLMLESQEFDHFLATKFATVKRYGGEGAESMMGFFHELFKMCAYSGVTDIILGMPHRGRLNLLTGLLQLPPELMFRKMRGLSEFPENSAAIGDVLSHLTSSVDLDFGSHRPVHVTLLPNPSHLEAINPVAVGKTRGRQQTLLDGDYSPESSAQPGDKVICLQVHGDAAFSGQGIVPETLTLSNLPHFRVGGSIHLIVNNQLGYTTPPERGRSSLYCSDIGKIVGCAVIHVNGDDPEEVVRATRLAVEYQRQFRRDVIVDLLCYRQWGHNELDEPFFTNPSMYKIIRSRKSIPDTYAEHLIAAGLMTEVEVSEIKTTYYSKLNDHLANMTLYSPPPTNLQAHWKGFVEPSAKITTWDTGMPIPLLQFIGIKSVEVPEELQMHSHLLKTYAQSRVQKMEEGKKLDWATAETLAFGSLLSQGFNIRLSGQDVGRGTFSQRHAMLVCQETDDTYIPLNHMSPDQKGFLEVSNSPLSEEAVLGFEYGMSIESPKLLPIWEAQFGDFFNGAQIIFDTFISGGEAKWLLQSGIVILLPHGYDGAGPEHSSCRMERFLQMCDSSEEGVDGDQVNMSVVHPTTPAQYFHLLRRQMVRNFRKPLIVASPKVLLRLPAAVSSFEEMGPRTTFKPVIGDNSVDPKSVTQVVLCSGKHYYALVKQRETLGEKQHNTAILRLEELCPFPLEALQQELSKYSHAKVFIWSQEEPQNMGPWSFVSPRFEKQLGVKLRLVSRPPLPAPAVGIGTLHHQQQEEILTNTFI, encoded by the exons atggcGGCGGCGAGCTTACGCTGTGCTCCGTGGCGGGGCGGCCTGCGGCGCTGGTACCGCACCGAGCGGGGCGTCTACGGCTACAAGCCGCGGCAGGCGGTGAGCGGGCGACtggcggagcggcgcggcgccGGGGCGAGCGGCAAAGCAG ttgACCATGCTCTTGCTCGTTTAATAACTGCATATGCTGAACATGGCCACAAAGCAGCCAAAATAAACCCATTGTTTGCTGGCCAAGCTGTTATGAACATTGTACCTGAAATCCAAGAGTTGGCGGAAGTTCTTCAAGGGCCTCTCATTACTACAG GGCTTCTGAACATGGGAAAAGAAGAGGCTTCCTTAGAGGATGTGTTGGCTTACCTTAACCATATATACTGCGGGCATATTTCCATAGAAACAAGCCAGCTTTCAACTTTGGAGGAGAGAGAATGGTTTGCTAAAAGGTTTGAAGAGCTAAAACAAGAAGCATTCACacctgaagagaaaaagcactTGTGCAAACTGATGTTGGAGTCTCAG GAGTTTGACCACTTCTTAGCCACAAAGTTTGCCACAGTGAAGCGGTATGGTGGTGAAGGAGCAGAGAGTATGATGGGTTTCTTCCATGAGTTGTTCAAGATGTGCGCGTACAGCGGTGTGACAGATATCATTCTTGGAATGCCTCATCGTGGAAGACTTAATCTTCTCACAGGTTTACTTCAGCTTCCACCTGAG CTCATGTTCCGTAAGATGCGTGGTTTGAGTGAGTTTCCAGAGAATTCAGCAGCCATTGGGGATGTTCTCTCCCACCTGACATCTTCTGTAGATCTCGACTTCGGTTCCCACAGGCCTGTACATGTCACCTTGCTACCTAACCCCTCACACTTGGAAGCAATCAATCCAGTGGCCGTGGGCAAGACACGAGGAAGGCAACAGACTCTGCTCGATGGAGATTATTCCCCAGAGAGCTCGGCACAGCCTGGAGACAAAGTTATTTGCCTGCAG GTTCACGGAGATGCTGCTTTCTCTGGGCAGGGGATTGTTCCTGAAACACTGACCCTCTCTAATCTACCACATTTCAGAGTTGGTGGAAGCATCCATTTGATTGTTAATAACCAGCTGGGCTACACCACTCCTCCAGAGCGAGGAAGATCATCTCTGTATTGTAGTGATATTG GTAAAATCGTTGGATGTGCAGTTATCCATGTGAATGGGGATGATCCTGAAGAAGTTGTGCGTGCCACACGACTGGCTGTCGAGTACCAACGCCAGTTTCGCAGGGACGTGATAGTAGACTTGCTGTGCTACAGGCAGTGGGGCCACAATGAACTTGATGAGCCATTCTTCACCAACCCCAGCATGTACAAAATCATCAG ATCCCGTAAGAGTATCCCAGATACGTATGCAGAGCACCTAATAGCTGCTGGACTCATGACTGAGGTTGAAGTATCTGAGATAAAGACAACATACTATTCTAAACTGAATGATCATCTTGCCAACATGACTTTGTATAGTCCACCTCCTACCAACCTGCAGGCTCACTGGAAAGGCTTTGTCGAGCCTTCAGCTAAAATCACCACTTGGGACACGGGTATGCCTATACCACTTCTGCAGTTTATTGGAATCAAGTCTGTAGAGGTGCCTGAAGAACTCCAGATGCACAGCCATCTTCTGAAGACCTATGCACAG tCAAGAGTTCAAAaaatggaggaaggaaaaaagctggaCTGGGCAACAGCTGAAACTTTAGCATTTGGTTCTCTGCTGAGCCAAG GGTTTAATATCCGACTAAGTGGACAAGATGTTGGCAGAGGAACCTTTAGCCAACGACATGCAATGTTGGTTTGCCAAGAGACAGATGATACCTACATTCCTCTGAATCATATGTCCCCAGACCAGAAAGGTTTCTTAGAG GTGAGTAACAGTCCCTTGTCTGAAGAAGCTGTGCTTGGTTTTGAATATGGAATGAGTATTGAGAGCCCTAAGTTACTGCCAATATGGGAAGCTCAATTTGGAGACTTCTTTAATGGAGCCCAGATAATATTTGACACTTTCATCTCTGGAG GTGAGGCTAAATGGCTTCTGCAGAGTGGGATAGTAATTCTTCTTCCCCACGGCTATGATGGTGCAGGCCCTGAGCACTCGTCCTGCCGGATGGAACGGTTCTTACAG ATGTGTGACAGCTCAGAAGAGGGAGTTGATGGGGACCAGGTCAACATGTCAGTTGTGCATCCCACTACCCCAGCACAGTATTTCCATTTACTCCGGAGGCAAATGGTCCGAAACTTCAGGAAACCTCTCATTGTTGCTTCTCCCAAAGTGTTACTCAGGCTCCCT GCTGCTGTATCAAGTTTTGAAGAAATGGGCCCAAGGACAACATTCAAGCCTGTCATTGGTGACAACTCAGTAGATCCTAAAAG tgttaCCCAGGTGGTGCTCTGTTCTGGTAAGCATTACTATGCTTTGGTGAAGCAAAGAGAGACACTAGGAGAGAAACAGCACAACACAGCTATTCTGAGACTTGAAGAACTGTGTCCTTTCCCCCTGGAAGCTCTACAGCAAGAGCTGAGCAAATACAGCCATGCAAAAG TCTTCATCTGGAGTCAGGAAGAACCACAGAACATGGGTCCATGGTCCTTTGTGTCACCACGGtttgaaaagcagctggggGTTAAG CTCCGTCTTGTGAGCAGACCTCCTTTACCAGCCCCAGCAGTTGGCATTGGAACCctacaccaccagcagcaggaagaaattcttACCAACACATTTATCTAA